A genome region from Drosophila willistoni isolate 14030-0811.24 unplaced genomic scaffold, UCI_dwil_1.1 Seg767, whole genome shotgun sequence includes the following:
- the LOC6644470 gene encoding cingulin-like protein 1 has protein sequence MAFSTQKEFFDVPFMNKSYDFTCQEVCVKLKSYPSTIDDRSWAADNDKKSRFVADLVACNTASDSRRGLISGVGSETFGVGRSQKVSDQGKGTVGLKGIHLNNRKDIIETGGFSGYSGIGKPGGFGSEAADPGVYYGSNLIVNDSLINAADGTITRMKELLVKNNVLQKRLADSEDLLRTASDEIYEIKRIMAQRYDSENSKVLKKKIKELADAKKITAIDEKELYDLLKSVDDMNKAFDILEAENANLKRLIEKQSKRCVMESLMLNPEKSNDVSYLKNKIDNFAKELAILREAEDVQLKAPKLNGEKGADNIKSGRPTDKYSFSPDKDVDNINKILQERNALRKKTEVLSDLENKIDQLQQKAEQADRISEDFVFNLSEQDQYIDEMEKEMQEMQNYYETEVDRSKCNEAMLKCRCDEMKQQLIAANCAIQRVKYQQMEIDVLHKELQERDKALNAYDCQYQQLMLKARNFKDAGYRLLDQLPLFSATTSSDCEEDGELAC, from the exons ATGGCATTCTCAACacaaaaagaattttttgaTGTCCCGTTTATGAACAAGTCATATGACTTTACTTGCCAAGAAGTTTGTGTTAAACTAAAGAGTTACCCTTCCACCATAGACGATCGGTCTTGGGCAGCAGATAACGACAAGAAGTCTCGTTTTGTGGCTGATTTGGTAGCCTGTAATACTGCGAGTGATAGTCGGCGAGGGCTGATCTCAGGTGTTGGATCTGAAACGTTTGGAGTCGGTCGTAGTCAAAAAGTGAGTGACCAAGGCAAGGGCACAGTTGGACTAAAAGGGATCCATTTGAATAATAGAAAGGATATTATAGAAACAGGTGGTTTTTCTGGTTATAGCGGTATTGGTAAACCCGGTGGATTTGGAAGCGAAGCTGCTGATCCAGGTGTTTATTATGGTAGTAATCTAATCGTGAATGATAGTCTTATAAATGCAGCTGATGGTACAATTACCCGAATGAAGGAATTGCTGGTGAAAAATAATGTACTACAAAAACGCCTGGCCGACTCTGAGGATTTGCTGAGAACAGCAAGTGACGAAATTTACGAAATTAAGCGTATTATGGCTCAACGTTATGACTCAGAAAATAGTAAGgtcctaaaaaaaaagataaaagaacTAGCCGATGCCAAAAAGATCACTGCCATTGATGAAAAGGAGTTGTATGATTTGCTAAAGTCCGTTGATGATATGAACAAAGCATTCGACATTCTCGAGGCAGAAAACGCGAATCTCAAACGTCTCATTGAAAAGCAGTCGAAGCGTTGTGTGATGGAGAGTTTAATGCTTAATCCCGAAAAGAGCAACGACGTTTcttatttgaaaaataagaTTGACAATTTTGCAAAGGAGTTGGCTATACTACGGGAAGCTGAGGATGTACAACTAAAGGCCCCTAAACTTAATGGGGAAAAAGGAGCTGATAATATCAAAAGTGGACGTCCAACTGACAAATATTCTTTCTCTCCGGATAAAGATGTAGACAACATTAATAAAATTCTTCAGGAGCGCAATGCACTACGTAAGAAAACGGAGGTATTGTCCGATctagaaaataaaatagatCAACTGCAGCAAAAGGCCGAACAGGCGGATCGTATTTCGGAAGATTTCGTTTTTAATTTAAGCGAACAGGATCAATATATCGATGAAATGGAAAAAGAGATGCAAGAAATGCAAAACTATTATGAAACTGAGGTGGACAGATCGAAATGTAATGAAGCTATGTTAAAG TGCCGTTGTGATGAAATGAAGCAGCAATTAATAGCAGCCAATTGCGCCATCCAGCGTGTCAAATACCAGCAAATGGAAATTGACGTGCTGCATAAAGAACTGCAAGAGAGAGACAAAGCCCTTAATGCCTATGATTGTCAATATCAACAGTTAATG CTTAAAGCTAGGAATTTTAAAGATGCCGGATATCGTTTGCTTGATCAACTTCCACTTTTCAGTGCTACCACTTCCTCTGATTGCGAGGAAGATGGAGAGCTTGCTTGTTAA